The Candidatus Binataceae bacterium genome has a window encoding:
- a CDS encoding C45 family peptidase, translating to MQSFPVLHLTGSPREQGRAQGAELRKAIADVREQWRESLATRFGVHPDLFIRDLLAETKFLDAIKRWSPSLVDEIEGIAEGSGRPLDETIAFQCMDEEWWFGTMRYRKPAPPPDRCSIIAVRGAADRAPILAQNMDLRAYYDGGQVMINITTDRGPRASVMTICGMIGLCGANDHGLGVTVNTLWQLPSAADGLPVACVMREILARRDVAEASRWIREPRQASGQHYLIGDPNHFASFEASAISVNEVAWPDSTPSYAHTNHPLSGSKTRVLAAEENSRARYDTLCQRISDRTLTIHEVKSALTDRNGPHPISVKPEVSDPISPMTFASIVMELSKPPRIEMTGGPPCSNQFRAVAAR from the coding sequence ATGCAGTCGTTTCCGGTGCTTCACCTGACAGGTTCGCCGCGCGAGCAGGGACGCGCGCAAGGCGCAGAGCTGCGCAAGGCGATCGCGGACGTGCGTGAGCAGTGGCGCGAGAGCCTCGCGACGCGCTTCGGCGTGCATCCTGATCTGTTCATCCGCGACCTGCTCGCCGAAACGAAATTCCTCGACGCGATCAAGCGATGGTCGCCCTCGCTCGTAGATGAGATCGAAGGAATCGCCGAAGGCAGTGGGCGTCCGCTCGACGAAACGATCGCGTTTCAATGCATGGACGAAGAATGGTGGTTCGGCACGATGCGCTATCGCAAGCCCGCGCCTCCGCCTGACAGATGCAGCATCATCGCGGTTCGCGGCGCGGCGGATCGCGCGCCGATCCTCGCGCAGAACATGGATCTGCGCGCGTACTACGACGGCGGCCAGGTCATGATCAACATCACGACCGATCGCGGTCCGCGCGCAAGCGTCATGACGATCTGCGGCATGATTGGTCTCTGCGGCGCAAACGATCACGGCCTCGGCGTGACCGTTAACACATTGTGGCAACTGCCATCGGCCGCAGACGGCCTCCCGGTCGCATGCGTGATGCGCGAGATCCTCGCCCGGCGCGACGTCGCGGAAGCGTCGAGATGGATCCGCGAACCGCGCCAGGCATCGGGCCAGCACTACCTGATCGGCGATCCGAATCACTTCGCGAGCTTCGAAGCGTCGGCGATATCAGTAAACGAAGTCGCATGGCCGGATTCGACGCCCTCCTACGCCCACACCAACCATCCACTGAGCGGAAGCAAAACACGCGTCCTCGCCGCCGAAGAAAACTCCCGCGCCCGCTACGACACGCTCTGTCAACGCATCTCGGATCGCACGCTGACAATCCACGAAGTCAAATCAGCGCTGACCGATCGCAACGGCCCGCATCCAATTTCCGTTAAACCCGAAGTATCCGACCCAATAAGCCCAATGACCTTCGCCTCGATCGTGATGGAGCTGAGCAAGCCGCCAAGAATCGAAATGACCGGCGGCCCACCCTGCTCGAATCAGTTTCGCGCGGTCGCAGCACGATAG
- a CDS encoding cupin domain-containing protein encodes MSDVIPKSAAVRLALSGSSYIDVAALPWIETVPGLRMKLLYKDAETREAMMLVEAAPGSSIPEHVHGGVEWALVLEGTMEDDEGVVTAGNFVYRPAGSRHSVRMPNGAKYVGFFHGSARMTSNGQLFPSYED; translated from the coding sequence ATGAGCGACGTTATTCCGAAATCCGCAGCAGTCCGTCTCGCACTATCGGGATCGAGTTACATCGATGTGGCCGCGTTGCCCTGGATCGAGACGGTTCCAGGGCTACGAATGAAGCTCCTCTACAAGGACGCTGAAACCAGGGAAGCGATGATGCTGGTTGAGGCTGCGCCCGGCTCGTCTATACCTGAACATGTCCATGGCGGTGTCGAGTGGGCGCTGGTACTCGAAGGCACAATGGAAGATGACGAAGGCGTCGTCACGGCGGGTAACTTTGTTTATCGCCCAGCGGGGAGCAGACACTCCGTGAGGATGCCGAATGGTGCGAAATACGTCGGCTTCTTTCATGGTTCCGCCCGCATGACCTCCAATGGCCAACTGTTCCCGAGCTACGAAGATTAA